In one Nicotiana tomentosiformis chromosome 6, ASM39032v3, whole genome shotgun sequence genomic region, the following are encoded:
- the LOC104093050 gene encoding zinc finger protein CONSTANS-LIKE 12-like: MEPLCDVCGVERAVVYCKSDAAKLCFPCDGSVHSANCLSRKHVRSLICDNCSSEPAIVRCMIIVMCLCEGCDSNTIGCNMVSRHQHQKLDSYSGCPSPAEFMTKILSTTFDQMPNNNVHNVSSFDTTSSLSVNENNCSMVASKLNELASCMKFKPWGIPSNSTYLTTYNIDQAPFFSEGSSLPKQSCTTIKDHGIYGGDDLAEGVDLDELSSDCSYNIFSSLQQSHSRYYSEDRGLDCLIMEKNLSVIGPNSHVETALEAPCSVSGTANSMFMNQSCNGDTGLAFTQGPVHSRSLSISNITTESSEATDYQDCGFSPLFPPCDWNSETSCVRARNEAKMRYNEKKKTRTFRKQIRYASRKVRADTRRRVKGRFVKAGEAYDFDPLVTRDM, from the exons ATGGAGCCTTTATGTGATGTCTGTGGGGTGGAGAGGGCAGTGGTGTATTGTAAATCAGATGCAGCTAAGCTTTGCTTTCCATGTGATGGAAGTGTACATTCAGCAAATTGTTTATCTCGAAAGCACGTTCGTTCTCTCATTTGTGACAATTGCAGTTCAGAGCCTGCAATTGTACGTTGCATGATTATCGTAATGTGTTTATGCGAAGGCTGTGATTCGAATACAATTGGCTGCAATATGGTATCAAGGCATCAGCACCAGAAGTTGGATTCTTATAGTGGATGTCCATCTCCAGCTGAGTTTATGACAAAGATTTTGTCAACAACTTTTGATCAAATGCCTAATAATAATGTACATAATGTTAGCAGCTTTGATACTACTAGCTCATTGAGTGTCAATGAGAATAATTGCTCAATGGTTGCTAGCAAACTCAATGAATTAGCTTCTTGTATGAAGTTTAAACCATGGGGAATTCCTTCAAATTCCACATACTTGACAACCTACAACATAGATCAAGCACCCTTCTTTTCAGAGGGATCTAGCCTCCCTAAG CAAAGTTGTACCACTATTAAAGATCATGGAATTTATGGAGGTGATGATCTCGCGGAAGGTGTTGATTTAGACGAATTGAGTTCCGATTGTAGTTACAATATTTTCAGCAGTTTACAACAAAGTCATTCAAGATATTATAGTGAAGACAGGGGATTGGATTGTCTAATAATGGAGAAAAATTTATCTGTCATTGGGCCTAATAGTCATGTTGAAACTGCACTAGAG GCACCATGTTCAGTGAGTGGAACTGCAAATAGCATGTTTATGAATCAAAGTTGTAATGGAGACACTGGCTTAGCTTTTACACAAGGACCAGTTCATTCAAGGTCATTGTCAATCTCTAACATCACCACAGAAAGTAGTGAGGCAACTGACTATCAAGATTGTGGGTTTTCGCCACTCTTTCCACCTTGTGATTGGAATTCAGAAACTAGTTGTGTACGGGCAAGGAACGAAGCCAAGATGAGATATAATGAGAAAAAGAAAACTAGAAC GTTCAGAAAGCAAATAAGATATGCTTCACGTAAGGTCAGGGCAGATACGAGAAGGCGAGTTAAAGGCAGATTTGTTAAGGCTGGGGAAGCTTATGATTTTGATCCATTAGTAACAAGGGATATGTGA